Proteins from a single region of Oncorhynchus tshawytscha isolate Ot180627B linkage group LG03, Otsh_v2.0, whole genome shotgun sequence:
- the LOC112245527 gene encoding beta-1,3-galactosyltransferase 1-like: MPSKVSCLYVLTVVCWASALWYLGISRPTSSYVSGQMSLPIRKTVKTLKNTTFSNIRTRTLNPHAFDFVINEPKKCESNTPFLVILISTTHKDFDARQAIRETWGDESTYSDIRIITLFLLGRNTDAVLNQMVEQESQIFHDIVVEDFIDSYHNLTLKTLMGMRWVATFCSQAQYVMKTDSDIFVNMDNLVYKLLKPTTKPKRRYFTGYVINGGPIRDMRSKWYMPRDLYPEAKYPPFCSGTGYVFSVDVAELIYKTSLHTRLLHLEDVYVGLCLRKLGIHPYQNSGFNHWKMAYSLCRYRRVITVHQISPEEMHRIWNDMSSKKHLRC, from the coding sequence ATGCCTTCAAAAGTCTCATGCTTGTACGTGTTGACAGTCGTTTGCTGGGCAAGTGCTCTTTGGTACTTGGGTATATCCCGCCCGACATCCTCCTATGTCAGTGGGCAGATGTCTTTGCCGATCCGGAAGACTGTGAAAACCCTTAAGAACACTACGTTCAGCAACATCCGGACGCGAACGCTGAACCCACACGCCTTCGACTTTGTCATCAACGAGCCTAAGAAATGTGAGAGCAACACGCCCTTCCTGGTCATCCTGATCAGCACCACACACAAAGACTTTGATGCTCGTCAGGCCATCCGGGAGACCTGGGGCGATGAGAGCACCTACAGCGACATCCGCATCATCACCCTCTTCCTGCTGGGCCGCAACACGGACGCTGTCCTCAACCAGATGGTGGAACAGGAAAGCCAGATCTTCCACGACATTGTGGTGGAGGACTTCATAGACTCATACCACAACCTCACCCTCAAGACCCTGATGGGCATGCGCTGGGTGGCCACCTTCTGCTCCCAGGCCCAGTACGTCAtgaagacagacagtgacatcTTCGTCAACATGGACAATCTGGTCTACAAGCTTCTGAAGCCCACCACCAAGCCCAAGAGGAGGTACTTCACGGGCTACGTCATCAACGGCGGTCCCATCAGAGACATGCGCAGTAAGTGGTACATGCCCAGAGACCTGTACCCCGAGGCTAAGTACCCCCCGTTCTGCTCGGGCACGGGGTACGTGTTCTCAGTGGACGTGGCTGAGCTGATCTACAAGACCTCTCTGCACACCAGACTGCTTCACCTGGAGGATGTGTACGTGGGACTGTGTCTGAGGAAGCTGGGAATCCACCCCTATCAGAACAGTGGCTTCAATCACTGGAAAATGGCCTACAGCCTGTGCAGGTACCGTCGTGTTATCACTGTCCATCAGATCTCACCGGAAGAAATGCACCGAATCTGGAACGACATGTCTAGCAAGAAACACCTCAGATGCTAG